In the genome of Planctomyces sp. SH-PL62, the window ACGATCGACCGGATTGTCAAAGAGCGGCGATCCGCTTCGCCCCGGCCCTGCGGCCGTCCCGAAGCCCCCGCCTTCCGAGCCTCCCCCCGCCGCGACTCGACGTTTTCGGCCGACCTGGTCGTTGTTGGCGACTCGGTCGGCCGTTCGTTTCGTCTCGGCGTCGTTCGTCTCGACAGGCAGATATTAAGGCATCCCCCCCACCGGGTCAACGGGCTACCGGATTTTCGCCCCCATTTCGTCTCGCAGGATGTTTGGCTGTCTTGATTTACGTTTTCTGATGCGGTCCGATTTCGGTAGGAGAACTCTCGGATTCAGTCCTTCCTTCAGTCCCTATTCCGGGCCTGCGGCTGCCGTGACGCCTGGCAACCTACCCAACGTCTTTCGCTCGTCCGTCCGATTCCAGGATTCCCTGGTCCTCCTATGGTAAGGCCAGGTTCGCGGGTGAATTGGGTTCGATCGGCTGCCTGCCAACGGAACCCATTTGACGTAAATGATGTTCTGATCGTATGTTGGGCTAAGATTTCTGACCTGGGGATTGGGTTCGATTGGCGGATTTGCGTGTGGCGTGTCTGTGATCCGGGATCCAGGGGATCAGTCCCAGGATCTCGAGGAGGGATTGAAGTCCGTAGCATCCCCTACATACACACTGTGGTCGAAACGATGGTTGGGGGATCCATGCCCCCCTGCCCTTCTCGCCTTACCCTATAGAGGGGGTCATTTGGAAGGGTATGGCTCGTGGCGCTCGATCGTCGGCCGTCGGGTCGTCGACTTGTCCGATTCAGGGGGATCGAGTAGGGTCCGGCCTTGACCAAGCGAACCCGACATGAAGGGGGGCCGGCATGGACGCCAGCATCCGAGAACGTCAGTCAGATGCGGGGACACTCGGCCTCGCGACCTCTCATCCTTCCGATGTTCTGCCCTCGGCTCTCGCGGGTCTTCGGATCGCGCTTGTCCATGACTGGCTGACCGGGATGCGGGGTGGTGAGAAGTGTCTTGAGGTTCTCTGCCGGGCGTTTCCCCAGGCGTCACTGTACACACTGATTCATCGGAAGGGATCGACCAGCCCGGCGATCGAGTCGATGGCGATCCGGACGTCGCCGTTGCAGAAGGTTCCCGGGGTCTTCCAATATTATCGGCAGCTTTTGCCGATCATGCCGGCCGCGGCGGCGAGCTGGCGGTTGAGGGACGTGGATCTCGTCATCAGCCTGAGCCATTGCGTGGCGAAGTCTGTGCGGGTCCCGGCGGGCGTGCCCCACGTCTGCTACTGTTTCACGCCGATGCGCTATGCGTGGCAAGGACGAGAAGCCTATCTCCAGAGCTGGTCGAATCGTCCCATCCGCCGGGCGGCGGCGGGGTCGCTCCTCAATCGGCTCCAGGCCTGGGATCAGGCGACCTCGGCGCGGGTGAGCCACTTCGTCGCGATCTCGGAGACGATCCGGGAGCGGATCGCGGGCTGCTACGATCGCGAGAGCACGGTCGTCCCTCCCCCGGTCGACGCCGAGTTCTACCATCCCGCACCGACCTCGACGCCGCGCGAGGACTTTTACCTCGTGGTGTCGGCGCTCGTTCCTTATAAGAGGGTGGATCAGGCGATCGAGGCGTGTCGACGGTCGGGCCGTCGGCTGGTGGTGATCGGGGCGGGTCCCGATCGAACTCGTCTGGAGGCGGCGGCGGGGCCGGCGACGACGTTCCTGGGATGGCAGTCCGACGAGGTGATCCGGGACCATTATCGGCGCTGTCGGGCGCTGCTGTTTCCCGGTGAGGAGGATTTCGGGATCGTGCCGGTCGAGGCGATGGCCTGCGGCGCGCCGGTGATCGCGTTGGGGCGAGGCGGTGCGGCCGAGACTGTCACGGGCGAGTGCGGTCTGTTGTACGGCGAGCCGACGACCGAGGCGCTGGCGCTTGCTCTCGACGGTTGGGAGGCGGAGGGCCTGCCACAGGACCCGGAGTTCGCGAGGAGGCGGGCGGAGACGTACGCGCTGCCGGTCTTCCGCCGGCGGTTGCTGGGGCTGCTCGCCGATGTAGCGACGTCGAAGGAGCGTCACGCCGGCGTTCCCCGTCCCCACCTCGCCGCGCCGGTCGTCGGGAGACGACGTCGGCGCGACGGGTGATGGTCGAGGAGGCTGGTTACGGCTTCGCCGCGGCCTGGTCAGGGGCGGCGACGCGGGGGACCGACTCGAACAAGGCGATCAGGTCGGCGATCTCCTGGTAGGAGAGCGGGTCCAGCAGACCTTCGGGCATGACCGAGATCGGCGAGGGTTTCTGTTCCTCGATCTCGTCCTTCGGGATCGTGACCTTGGAGCCGTCGGAGATCAGCAGCACGAGGTTCGGGCCGTCGGCCACGATCGGCATACCACTGAGGATCCGACCGTCCTCGATCGCGACGGTGATCGGCTTGTACTGGTCCGAGATCACCTTCGAGGGGGAGACGATCGATTCCAGGATGTCGGCCGGCTGGAATCGGCTGTTGACGGTGGAGAGGTCGGGGCCGAGGCCCTGGCCTTTCTCGCCGAACTTGTGGCAGTCGAGGCAGCGGACCTTGGTCAGGACGATCGTCCCGCGCTCGGGGGAGGCGTTCTTCATGACCTCGGCCTGGAGGACGTTGCGCACGAGGTCGGGGAGGTCGCGAGCGTTGGCCGCGGCGACGGTGTCGTCGACCGTGGCGGGGCCGCCCGGATGTTTGGCCTTGTACGCCTGATCCCAGAAGGCGATCGCGGCTTCGAATGAGTCGGCGTCGGCCTTATCGGGAGTTCCCAGCCAGCGATTCGCGAGCTGTTGGATCGGCGGTTGGAGCGGGGGGGCGGCGCGACGGGCAAGGCGGATCAAGGCGGCGGGGGCCTCGGGGCCTTCGGGAGCCTCGTCGATGCGCTGCAAGGCGCGGAGCAGGAGGCGCAGGGTGTTCTCGTCCCTGGCGTCGAGGGCGGCGGCGAAGATCGGCAGGTCGACCTTCGACGGCCTCTCGGCCAGGGCGCGTACCAGTCGGTCGCGACTGCCGGGGTCGGCCTTGAGCAGCGATCGGAGCGCGACGCGGGCCTCCTCGCCGGGAGTTCGCCCCAACTTCTCCAGGATCGTCGACTTGAGGTCGTCGGCCTGCGGGCTGGTCTCCCCGGCCGTGAGCATCAGCCGCATGTAGAGTTTGGCGAGGCCGTCGACGAGGACCGGATCCTTCTCCGGGTCGAGTTCGCGGACGAGGACGCGGGTGGGGAACGGGTGCTTCTCGCCCTGGGCGAGCCATTCCGCCCGCTCCTCGGCAGTGAGGACCGGGAGCCACTCTCGGGCCATCATGTCGAGGAAGCCTAGGTAGCTGTAGCCGCCGTCCCAGGCGCTGGCGCGATCGAACCAGGCCCAGTACCGCTGCTTGCCTTCGGCGTCCCAGCCCTGCTTGATCGCCCGGAGGCAGTAGGCGTCGTGGATTTGCGACACCGAGTCGGCCACGGCGTCCTGGTGGTCCAGGAGCGCGGGGACGGCTTTCGGCTCGTCGAGGAAGGCCAGGAGCTTGGCGACCTCGCGGTTGACCGGCGTGTCGACCTTATCGGAGAGCATCGCCAGGAGTCGGGGACGGAATTCGACCGACGCCGGCGCCTCGGCCTTGTGGGGGCCGAGGAGGTAGGTGAGCTGGATGAGCCGGAGCAGGTCGAGCTGCAAGGCCGGGTCCAGGGTCTCGCGAAGGAGCACCAGTTCGCGGTCGAGCAGGTCGGCCTGGATCGCTTCATCGAGGCGGCTGGCGCGGACGAGCGCGAGCATCCCCTCGATCCTGGCGCGGGGGCCGTCGACCGCCGTGATCGCATCGCGGAATCGCTCGGGGCCGGCGTGCTCGATGGCGGTCCTCGCGGCGAAGCGGATGAAGCGGTCGGGGTCGGCGAGCAGCGGCAGGAGCGCGAGCGCGGGGATCGTCTCGGCCGGCTGCTGCATCAGGGATTCGCAGGCGTGGCGACGGACGAACGGGTCCTTGTCGCCGAGGGCGGCGGTGAGGGCGGCGCGCGAGGCGTCGGTGGGGTGGTAGCCCAGGAGCGAGACGGCCCTGGATCGAACCTCGGCGTCGGCGTCGGCGGCCAGGGCGAGCAAGAGGGCCTCGGTCGGCTGCGGGCCGTGCTGCGAAAGGACTTCGAGCGCCCGCGCGCGATGCCGGGCGGGGGTCCTGCCGGACGCGTCGCGAGCGATCGCTTCAAGGCGAGGTCCCCAGGCCGCGGCGTTCGCCGCCATCAAGTCGGCGATCTTCTTGCGGGAGAAGCTGGAGAGAGGGGAGTCGATTTCCAGGGCGGCGGTCGCGAAGTCGTCCGGAGCTTTCGTCGGAGGGGGAGTGCGGGTGGACTTGAGCCGGAAGAGGCCTCCCTGGGTGCCGCGTCCGCCGGTCGAGAAGTAGAGGCAGCCGTCGGGGCCGGCCTCGATGTCGGTGCAATTGAGGGGCTGGCCGCTGACCATCTCCTTCGCCTTGCCGCGATAGGAGGCCCCTTCGCGTTCCAGGGCCACGGCGAGAATCCGCCCCTGCGACCAGTCGCAGATGAAGAACTGGTCGCGGTATTCGTCCGGGAACTGGCCGGCCTGATAGAAGGTTACGCCGGTCGGGCTGCCTCGGCCGAGATCCAGGGTCGCCGGGAGGCTGTCGAAGTAATACTCCGGCCAGTCGGCCGATCCGTTTCGCCAGCCCAGCTCGGCCCCGACGGGACTGTGGTTGACGCGGACGGGGCGATACCAGGGGACGCCGACGTCCCACTCCATGTCGCTGTCGAAGGAGAACAGCTCGCCGTGGCTGTTGAAGGCGAAGTCGTACTGATTGCGAAACCCGCCGACGATCCGCTTCCAGGTCGCGCCGAGGTCGTCGCTGCGGTAGATCTCGCCGCCCGGCGCCATGATCCCGACGGCGTGGCCTCGGGAGTCGTTGAGGTGCGGCAGGAGCTCGCCCTCGTAGGCCACGTTCAAGGGGCTGCCGGGGTCGATCGGCGGCTTGAGGTGGGAGTGGTTGCCGCTATTGTAATAGAGTCGGCCGTCCGGCCCGATCATCACCGCGTGCGGGCCGTGCTCGCCCATGCCGCCGTCGACGCCGCGGATCAGCTCGATACGCTCGAAGACGCCGTCATGGTCCTCGTCGGTCAGGCGGTGGAGGCCGTCGGCTTCGGGACCCTTGCCGACCGCGAACAGGACGCCTCGATCGAAGTGGAGGCCCTGGCAATTGCTCATGCCCGGGGCGATGACCACGCTGCGGTCGAATTTGCCGTCGCCGTCGTCGTCGACCAGCCGGGCTATGGGGCCACGCTCGACCGACACGCAAGGGGCCCCGTCGGGGTCGAACGTGAAGGCGACGACCGAGCCCGTGACCTGGGGGGCCCCGGCCGTCTCGACCTGGAAGCCTTCGGCCGTGCGGAAGCGATCCGAGGCGTCGCCCAGGCCGAAGGCCAGGCGGCCCCAGGGCTCGACGCCGAATTCGCCGAGGTCGACGGGGGCGAGCCAGGCTGAGTCGTCGAATCCGGCGAGCTTCCAACCGTCGCCCGCCGGGACCTCGGCGGCGGATTTCCAGGTTTTGTTGGTGTGGACCGGGGCCCCCTGGCCCAGGGGAAGGACGCCGCCGGAGACGAGGAAGCCCGCCCGGCCCGGCCCCTCGTTCGAGGCCCAGGCCGACAGGACGTGCGAACCGGTCTCGAGGATCAGGTCGACCTTGGCGGGGGTGCGCCAGTCGTCGCCGCCGGCGATCTTCCGGCCGTCGAGGAAGAGTTCGAAGGCGTTGTCGGCGGCGGCGAACAGGGCCAGCCGCGACGGTTCCTTGACGACCACGGACTTGCGGAAGTAGCAGGTCTCGGCCGGCACGTCCCGGCCGTCACCGACGCCGGCCCGCCAGATCCAGTGGGGCGCGGCGGCCTCTTGCCCGAAGGCCCCGGCGCTCGCGACCAGGAGCCAGCAGAGCGAAAGCGCCGACGCCCGCAAGGTGCGAGCCGTCTGAGTCGAGGGGGATCGGCCGGCGCGAGTCACGACCGGCCGAAAGGGATCTTCGTCCAGCACCATGCAATTCTCCAGCTCGGGGATCACGGGTTGAAGGAACTGGCGTCCACTGAGTCTCGAGCGACGATCGGGAATTATTTCGGGCTGCGCGAGGCCTTCTCGGTCAGGCCGCTGGTGCCGAATCGACGAGCGAGCTCGGCCTCGACGTCGCCCCAGGCCAGGTCGCGGAAGCCGAGCAGGACGGCGGTGTGGAAGACCAGGTCGGCGACCTCCTTCACGAGATGCTCGCGGCCGGCGTCGCCCGGCGCGTCGCTGGCCTCGACGACCTCGGCGGCCTCCTCGATGATCTTCGCACTGATGGCCGCCGCGCCCCCCTTCATGAGGTTGGCGACGTACGACGGCTTCCCCTCGGTCTGGGCCTTGCGCTCGGCGATCACCTTCATCAGCGCGTCCATGATCGATGCTTCCGCCATGACGACTCCTCCTCAAGACTGAAGCCCCCGACCGGGGATTCGCGTCGAACCTCGCCCGTCAGGGAGCTGAGCGGCCCCAAGGATACCATCGCCGATCGCGTCTCGGCAATGGTCTCTCCATCCGGTTCCAATTCCCCATAAACGACTTACGACGAGATCGAAGCCGCCGCCGACTGGTCGCGATGAAGTTTCGCGGCCGGCTATCGCCCCAGCGAGGCGGCACTGCGTCGAGAAACCGGGCGATGCGCCGGCGAACCGTTGGAGGCGGACCGTCCAGGCCGTAAACTTGCAGCCGGTCCGTGTGATCGATCGACGAAGGACCGGCCCCGGCCTGCAGTACAAAGGCGAGCGCGCATGCACGACGAAGATCAGATTCCGATCTGGCTTTTCATCGGCGGGATCCTGGTGGTCTACGGGATCCTGATCCTGGGAGCCGGTTTGTACGCCCTGGCCTTCCCCCCCCCGCCCGAGGCCCGAGTCGCACTTTTCCACCTGCACGCCGACGTCTGGTGGGGGATCATCATGACGGCCATCGGCCTCATTTACTGCGTGCGTTTCCGTCCGAGGCACCACAAGCCGGAAGCCTCGCATCCGGCCTGACGCCGATTCGGCGGCCGTGATGGTGAAACCGAATTGACAGTATGAGGGCCCACTCCTACGATGCGCGAGCTTTGGGGCGACGGGTCCGCGCGAAATCTTCGACGTCGACCTGCGCCTCGAGTGCCCGATTTTCGATTCGTCATGGCAGCCCTTCGACCCGCTTCGCGATGCGAAGAAGACGAAGGTGACGAAAATCGAGCCTGAGCACGGATCGCGGGGCGGCGGCATGGCGAACCCAGCTAAGGTGGGGAAACCTGAAAAGCCGATAAGTCCTGGCAATCTGAGTGCGGGCTGCTAAGGCTCGCAAGGAAGCGAGCTGTGCTCGAGCCTTCAAGGAAGTTCCTTCTCGAATGGCAAGCCCGACCCTCAGCCAGCGAAGGCGGCCCTTGACGCCGCTGAAGCGTCCTTTGCGATCGCGTCCGCCGCTGCCGGCGGAGGTGACGTGTCCCCGCGCCCGCGGGCGGCGGATCGCTTCGAACGTCGCCTACTTGAGTCTGGCCGAGCTGTTCTGCCGGGCCTGCTCGGTGTTCGTGACGCTCGCCCTGATGAAGCGACTGGGGGGGAGCGGTTACGGCCGGGTGGAGTTCGCGTTCAGCGTGGTCTTCTGGCTCGTCCTCCTGGTGCGGGACAGCAGCGACGTGATGGTGGCGCGGGAACTCTCGCGACATCCTCGGCTGATCCGGCCGCTCGTCGATCACGTCCTGGCGTTCAAGACGTTCCTGGCGGTGACGCTCTTCTCCGTTTTGACGCTGGTCGGCTGGTTCACGCTCAAGGACCGCTCGGACTGGTCGATCCTGACGCTGTACGGCCTGATGCTGTTCACGACGGCGATCGGGCTGGACTTCGTCTATCGGGGTACGGAGCGGATGGGCCTGCTGGCCGTTTCGCTCTGCCTGCGGACGATCTTCTACGGGGCGGGCGTCCTCGCGTTCGTCGGCGACGCTTCCCGGATCACCTGGGTGCCGATCTTCCTGACGGTCGGCGAGGCGGGCGGGATCGGCCTGATCTGGCTGAGTTACCTCCGCACGTACCGCATGCCCCGGCCCCGCTTCAGCTTCCGGTTCATCAGCATCCTGGTCCAGCGGGGGAAGATCGTCTGCGCGATCCAGCTCTCGCAGGCGTTGATCATCGCCGCCGACGTGCTGGTGGTGGGGATGATGAGCCTGAGCACCTGGGGGGACGTCGGACGGTACGGGGCCCAGTACCGCATGGTGACGATCATCCTGACCTTCGGGATGATCGTGCAGCACGCGACCTTCCCGACGCTCGCCCGCCTCTGGCGGCACCATCCGGACGCCGGCCGCGACGCCCTGGACTCGCTGGTCGAGGCCCTGATGACCACCCTGACGCCGCTGGCGGTGGGGGTCACGCTGCTGGCCGAGCCGCTGGTCGGGCTGCTCGGGTCGTCGGACTACGACGGCGCGGGGCTGCTCCTGGCGGTCGGGATCTGGCGGGCCCCGCTTTTGAACGTGGCCTTCTGCTACCAGACGACGCTGATCGCGCTCAATCGGGAGACGGTCGGCGTCGGCTCGTTGATCGTGGCCGCCATCGGGATCGGCCCGCTGGTCTATCTGATGCGGACCCAGTTCGGGCTCGTCGGCGCGACCGCCGCCGTGCTGATCGTCGCCCTGGCGCTGGTGATCGCCGGCTTCCACAGCCTGGCCCGCGAGGGGCGGCAGCCGGCCTGGCATCATCACCTGGGGCGGCCCCTGTTCGCCTCGCTGGCCATGGCCCCCGTCTGCCTTTTCCTGGTCCAGTGGCACGTCGTGCTGGCGGTGTTCGGCGGGGCCGCGACCTATCTGCTGGTGTTGCTGGCGACCGGGGGCCTGGATCGGACCCGGCACTGGCGCGCCGCCTTCCACCCGATTGAATCGCCCGCCCCCTCGCCGGCGCGGGCCGAGGTCTCGCCCGGTTCCAAGATGTGACGCTCGCGCCCGCGAGTCAGCGACAGGAGGTCGCCCCTTTGAAATTCTGCATGATCACCACCTTCTTCGGGCCGCACAGCTTCGGCGGCGACGCCGCCTACGTCGACCGGCTCTGCCAGGCGCTTTGCCGACGCGGCCATGAGGTCCACGTCTTCTACTGCGTGGACGCCTTCAATGCGGTCCGAGGCGATCACCCCCTCCGATCGTACACCCCCACGCCCGGCCTGCATCTCCACCCGCTGGAGAGCGGCTACGGGACGTTGTCGCCGCTGGCGACCCAGGCGACCGGGCTCCCCCTGTTCAAGTCGAAGGCGCTCCGCGAGGTGCTCGACGCCGACGACCTCGACGTGGTCCATTTCCATAACATCTCGCTCGTCGGCGGCCCCGGCGTGCTCGGCCTGGGCGCCAACACCCGCGCGGTGCGGATCATGACGGCGCATGAGCACTGGCTCATCTGCCCGATGCACCTGCTCTGGAAGTACGACCGCAAGCCCTGCGACGGCGCGAGCTGCCTCCGGTGCACCGTGGCGGGGGGCCGCCCGCCCCAGGCCTGGCGGTACACGAACGCGATCCCCAAGGCCCTCGGCCACCTCGACGCCCTGCTCTTCCCGAGCGCCCACGCGCTGGAGGAACACCGGAGTCGAGGCGTGGACCGCTGGGCCCCGCTCGTCCACCTCCCGTACTTCCTCCCCGACGACTGGTCGCAGGGGATCGAGGACGAGGAACCGACGCCCACGGAGCGCCCGTACCTGGCCGCCGCCGGCCGCCTGGTCGCGATGAAGGGCTTTCAGCGACTGATCCCGCTGATGCGGAACCTCCCCGAGGCCGACCTGCGGATCGCGGGGACCGGCCCTTACGAGGCCAGCCTCCGGAAGCTGGCCGAGGGGCTGCCGAACGTCCATTTCGAGGGGCTGCTGGGAGGCCAGGGACTCGCCCGGCTGTTCCGGGGCTCGCGGGCCGTGGTGGTCCCTTCGCTCTTCCCGGAGACCTTCGGCTACGTCGTGCTCGAAGCCTTCGCGACCGGCACGCCTGTGATCGTCCACGAAGGGGGAGGCGCGATCCTCGAGACGGGCGTCGCCAGCGGCGGCGGACTCGGCTACCGGACCGACACCGAGCTACTCACGGCCATGCGGCGGATGGTCCACGACGAGGACCTCCGCTCCGGGCTGGCCGCCCAGGGCTTTTCGCAGCGGATCGGCCCGTGGTCCGAGACCGAGCACGTCCACCGCTACCTGGAGCTGATCGCCGGCCGTCGGGCCGCCCGCGACTCCGGCGTGAAGACCCGCCTCGACCCCGCGGCCGGCTCGCTCGCCGCCCGCCACGCCACCCGGGCGACGTCCAGCTCGCCGGCGACGAAGGCCCGCTGAATCGGGCCTGACCGTCCGGGCTCGATCGCGAGCCCGGTTCGGTCGTTCGATCGGCCCTTTCGGACTCAGCGACGCTCCGGGGGCGCCTCGACGTTCGCGGCGGCTTGCGGGGCCGACGCTCCGAGCCGTTTGAGGAGCTGCTCAAGAGGGTCGGGAGTGCCGACGGCGTTCTCTCGAAGCAGGAGCGCCGTGGGGTCCTCGGCCGCCCGTTCGGGGGCGAGGCGGGGGAGCATGCGGTTGTAGAGCAAGGTCACGGAAGACTTGGGACGCGAACCGCGGTGCTGCTCGATCTCTCGGATCGCATCGGCCAGGGGCCAGCCCTGGTTGGCGAACCGATACATGCCGACCCAGGCCGGCGAGCGGTCCATGCTGGCGTGGCAATGGACCAGGACCGGCCAGTTCTCGGGCTGGTTGGCGAATTCCAGGGTCTCCGGCACGCACCGGACCCCGGTCGGATCCTCGGGCGGCTGGTTGTACAGCGTGATGCCGTGTTCGCGGGAGAACCGCTGTTCGTCGGGCCAGTGCGGGCTCCCCTCCGGGGTGAACTCGGGGAACAGATTGATGATCGTCTTGAAGTGATGGCGCTCCTGGGCGATCTTCAGGCCGCGGTACGTCGGCATCGCGCTGAGGTAGAGCCGTCCCGGGATGATCTCGCGGAGGCGGGCGATCGGGCGTTGATACCAGAAGATCCCGCGGCCGACGAAATCGAGGCCGATCGAGACCGCGATCAACGCCACGGCCACCCACATCCCCCGCCGTCCCGGCTGCGCCCGAGGCGCGAGCCTCAGCATGGCGAAGGCCCAGGCGAGCAATCCCCAGACATAGACCCAACGGGGCCAGAAGCCGAACGGCTCGCGGTCGATCCAGGGGAGTTGACGGACCACCATCAGGACGAGCGAGACGGCCAGCAGGCCGAGCACCCCGCGTCGCTTCGCCTCGGACGTCAGCGAGCCGAGCCGCCAGGGACGTCCCGCGACGAGCACGACCGCCGCCAGGGTCAGCGCGCAAACGGCCAGCGTAAGGCGCTGGGGCTGGGACACGCTCGGGTCGAACATCGTCCGCCAGCCCAGGCCGTGCCATCCGTTGAGGAGCGGGCCCGGAGTCGCGGCGTGCCAGAAGGCTGCGAGCGAGAGGGCGAGCGCGGCATATCGCAGGCGTCCCCGAGGGTCGCGCAGGCATCCCCAGGCGGCGAGCACCAGGGCCGCCGAGGAGACGTAGACCGCCACGCAGTCGATCGTGTCGCCGGCCTCGGCGAAGCGATACGCCGCCGGCGGGTAGGCGCTATACGTCTGGCGGACGACGCGCGGGAACTCCGGGTCGAGCGCCTTCTCGTAGGCGAGGATGAGCCAGATCGCCGGCGTCACGGCGAGCGCCAGCGCGATCCACGGCCAGAGCCTGCGTCGCGACGGAATGGAGTGGTGATCGGTCAAAGCTCGTCGCCCCTTCCCTGGACTTCGTCGCCGTGGCCGCGCGCGACGACGCGCGAGGTCGCCCCGAGGACGTGACGCGATGATCCAGATCCGGGCGATTTCGTCAAGCCGCCCGGCGGTCGGCCCCTGCGTCGTCCGCCCTCAGCGCGTGCTCGGCGAACTGCTCGGACTCGACCCGGCCCCGGCCCGTGCGGACGCCGAGACGGACCAGGAGCCGCCGCCGCATCTCGCGAATGGGCCTGGCGATCAGGCGATGCGCCCGGATCCACCAGGGCCGCCTCGCCGCCATCTCGCCTTCGGCGAAGCCGCACTGGTCGGGTCGACAGCGTGACCAGTGCTTCTGGAGATGATATTCGTCGCTCCCCGAGAGGATGGGGAAGATCGGCCGGAGGGGCAGCCATCGCGGCCAGGAGACGCTGATCTGGAAGTCGAACAGGCAAGGTCGGCCGTGGACGTCGACCAGGACGTTCTCTCGCTTATGGAGATCGACGTAGACCATCCGCCGGCCGTGCATGGCCCGGAGCAGCGACTGCAACTCGGGAAAGAATCCATCGTCGACCGGCTCGCGGTCGCCCAGGGGGTGACCTTCGAGGTAGGCGCGGGCGACCCCGTTGCGCTGGAGGACCCCGTCGATCGAGACCGGCCCGGCGAGTTCCGGGATCCCCGGAAGGTCGGCCAGGCTGCGGAGCATCGTCGATTCGCGACGCGCCGTCATCAGACCGATCAACCGCAACGGGACGCCGAAGGCGGAGGCCTTGCGGTGGAGCTTGACCACCCGTCGGACCCCGTCGCCATCTTCATAAAGGGCGGTGGCCGCCCAGGAGTCGTGCTTGAACAGCTCGACGAGGCGATGTTCGACGCCGCCGACGTCCAGCCGATCCGGCGGGGCGTCGCCGCCCAGCGCCCTCAGCCATCGGGGCCGCGGCTTCGGTTGGGTGGCGGATCCGCGACGCTCTGGGGTCGTCCTTGACATGCGGGCACACTTCCTGAATTCATCGTCCGCGCACACGAATCCACGAGGCACGCACGACTCTTCTTCGGCCTGGGACGCCTGTTCCGTGAGCTTCCGTGCCCGGAACTTCGCGTCGACCGCCTTCATCCCGCAATTCGACCTTTTCGGCAAGGCCGAGACCGCGAATCCGGCTCGGCGCGCAAAAAAACCGCCAGGGAAGGCCCCCGACGGTTCATTCGCTTCCTCATCAGATCGCCCGGAGATCGGCGATCAGGGGGTGGCGGGCGTGGCCGGCGTTTCGGCCGGGGCGACGACC includes:
- a CDS encoding glycosyltransferase; protein product: MRGGEKCLEVLCRAFPQASLYTLIHRKGSTSPAIESMAIRTSPLQKVPGVFQYYRQLLPIMPAAAASWRLRDVDLVISLSHCVAKSVRVPAGVPHVCYCFTPMRYAWQGREAYLQSWSNRPIRRAAAGSLLNRLQAWDQATSARVSHFVAISETIRERIAGCYDRESTVVPPPVDAEFYHPAPTSTPREDFYLVVSALVPYKRVDQAIEACRRSGRRLVVIGAGPDRTRLEAAAGPATTFLGWQSDEVIRDHYRRCRALLFPGEEDFGIVPVEAMACGAPVIALGRGGAAETVTGECGLLYGEPTTEALALALDGWEAEGLPQDPEFARRRAETYALPVFRRRLLGLLADVATSKERHAGVPRPHLAAPVVGRRRRRDG
- a CDS encoding PVC-type heme-binding CxxCH protein produces the protein MVLDEDPFRPVVTRAGRSPSTQTARTLRASALSLCWLLVASAGAFGQEAAAPHWIWRAGVGDGRDVPAETCYFRKSVVVKEPSRLALFAAADNAFELFLDGRKIAGGDDWRTPAKVDLILETGSHVLSAWASNEGPGRAGFLVSGGVLPLGQGAPVHTNKTWKSAAEVPAGDGWKLAGFDDSAWLAPVDLGEFGVEPWGRLAFGLGDASDRFRTAEGFQVETAGAPQVTGSVVAFTFDPDGAPCVSVERGPIARLVDDDGDGKFDRSVVIAPGMSNCQGLHFDRGVLFAVGKGPEADGLHRLTDEDHDGVFERIELIRGVDGGMGEHGPHAVMIGPDGRLYYNSGNHSHLKPPIDPGSPLNVAYEGELLPHLNDSRGHAVGIMAPGGEIYRSDDLGATWKRIVGGFRNQYDFAFNSHGELFSFDSDMEWDVGVPWYRPVRVNHSPVGAELGWRNGSADWPEYYFDSLPATLDLGRGSPTGVTFYQAGQFPDEYRDQFFICDWSQGRILAVALEREGASYRGKAKEMVSGQPLNCTDIEAGPDGCLYFSTGGRGTQGGLFRLKSTRTPPPTKAPDDFATAALEIDSPLSSFSRKKIADLMAANAAAWGPRLEAIARDASGRTPARHRARALEVLSQHGPQPTEALLLALAADADAEVRSRAVSLLGYHPTDASRAALTAALGDKDPFVRRHACESLMQQPAETIPALALLPLLADPDRFIRFAARTAIEHAGPERFRDAITAVDGPRARIEGMLALVRASRLDEAIQADLLDRELVLLRETLDPALQLDLLRLIQLTYLLGPHKAEAPASVEFRPRLLAMLSDKVDTPVNREVAKLLAFLDEPKAVPALLDHQDAVADSVSQIHDAYCLRAIKQGWDAEGKQRYWAWFDRASAWDGGYSYLGFLDMMAREWLPVLTAEERAEWLAQGEKHPFPTRVLVRELDPEKDPVLVDGLAKLYMRLMLTAGETSPQADDLKSTILEKLGRTPGEEARVALRSLLKADPGSRDRLVRALAERPSKVDLPIFAAALDARDENTLRLLLRALQRIDEAPEGPEAPAALIRLARRAAPPLQPPIQQLANRWLGTPDKADADSFEAAIAFWDQAYKAKHPGGPATVDDTVAAANARDLPDLVRNVLQAEVMKNASPERGTIVLTKVRCLDCHKFGEKGQGLGPDLSTVNSRFQPADILESIVSPSKVISDQYKPITVAIEDGRILSGMPIVADGPNLVLLISDGSKVTIPKDEIEEQKPSPISVMPEGLLDPLSYQEIADLIALFESVPRVAAPDQAAAKP
- a CDS encoding phosphoribosyl-ATP diphosphatase, which translates into the protein MAEASIMDALMKVIAERKAQTEGKPSYVANLMKGGAAAISAKIIEEAAEVVEASDAPGDAGREHLVKEVADLVFHTAVLLGFRDLAWGDVEAELARRFGTSGLTEKASRSPK
- a CDS encoding oligosaccharide flippase family protein, which gives rise to MASPTLSQRRRPLTPLKRPLRSRPPLPAEVTCPRARGRRIASNVAYLSLAELFCRACSVFVTLALMKRLGGSGYGRVEFAFSVVFWLVLLVRDSSDVMVARELSRHPRLIRPLVDHVLAFKTFLAVTLFSVLTLVGWFTLKDRSDWSILTLYGLMLFTTAIGLDFVYRGTERMGLLAVSLCLRTIFYGAGVLAFVGDASRITWVPIFLTVGEAGGIGLIWLSYLRTYRMPRPRFSFRFISILVQRGKIVCAIQLSQALIIAADVLVVGMMSLSTWGDVGRYGAQYRMVTIILTFGMIVQHATFPTLARLWRHHPDAGRDALDSLVEALMTTLTPLAVGVTLLAEPLVGLLGSSDYDGAGLLLAVGIWRAPLLNVAFCYQTTLIALNRETVGVGSLIVAAIGIGPLVYLMRTQFGLVGATAAVLIVALALVIAGFHSLAREGRQPAWHHHLGRPLFASLAMAPVCLFLVQWHVVLAVFGGAATYLLVLLATGGLDRTRHWRAAFHPIESPAPSPARAEVSPGSKM
- a CDS encoding glycosyltransferase family 4 protein; the encoded protein is MKFCMITTFFGPHSFGGDAAYVDRLCQALCRRGHEVHVFYCVDAFNAVRGDHPLRSYTPTPGLHLHPLESGYGTLSPLATQATGLPLFKSKALREVLDADDLDVVHFHNISLVGGPGVLGLGANTRAVRIMTAHEHWLICPMHLLWKYDRKPCDGASCLRCTVAGGRPPQAWRYTNAIPKALGHLDALLFPSAHALEEHRSRGVDRWAPLVHLPYFLPDDWSQGIEDEEPTPTERPYLAAAGRLVAMKGFQRLIPLMRNLPEADLRIAGTGPYEASLRKLAEGLPNVHFEGLLGGQGLARLFRGSRAVVVPSLFPETFGYVVLEAFATGTPVIVHEGGGAILETGVASGGGLGYRTDTELLTAMRRMVHDEDLRSGLAAQGFSQRIGPWSETEHVHRYLELIAGRRAARDSGVKTRLDPAAGSLAARHATRATSSSPATKAR